GATGGCAGACGAATCAGAAAGTTGGCGTGCGGACTGAAGATCCATTCTACGTCCGCACGCACAGGACAAACTACATTGCTCCGCTACCTTTGAGCACCGCTGGAATCGTTTTGAGCAGAATGCTCATGTCGAGGTAAAGAGACCAGCCATCGATGTATGCGAGATCCTGCATCATCCAGCTATGGAAGGTCGTATTGCTACGACCGCTGATCTGCCAGAGGCAGGTCAAGCCTGGCTTCACGCTGAAGCGGCGAAGCAGCCAGCCTTCCTGGAACAGATTGACGTCGCGGATGGGGAGGGGACGCGGACCGACAAGCGACATATTTCCCAGAAGCACGTTGAAGAGTTGTGGTAACTCATCCAAAGACGTACGACGGAGAAAGCGGCCAATGGGGGTGACACGCGGATCATGCTTCATCTTGAAGGTGGGCCCAGACATTTCGTTCTTGGCTTCCAGTTCCTTCATCTTCGCTTCGGCATCTACAACCATGGTCCGGAACTTGTACATGGGGAAGTGTTTCCGGTTTTTGCCGTAGCGCTTCTGCACGAAGAAGATCGGACCTTCGCTTGTCAACCGTACCGCAAGAGCGATCAGAAGCATGATAGGGCTGAACGCGATAAGAGCGATCGACGTGACAATGAGATCAATGGCGCGCTTGATGTATTCACGCACATCCCAATGTTTGGCATGCAGCATGGTGCCGCGGGCGAGTACAGAGGAGGCGCTCGATTGGCTCACGATGGATGTAGTGAAGAAGGTTGTGGAGTGATGTACGTCCACTCCAGCGTTTTCAGCGATGCTGATGGCGCGCTGAATCTGATCGTACTGTGAACGCGCTGGCAGAGTGACGACGATGGCTTCAATCGGATGATGCTTCAACAAGGAAGGAAGTTCATCGAGCGTACCGAGATACATCTCCTTCAAGGTGGGGTCGTCGATGAAGGTGTCGTCTACACAGCCGAGGACAGAGTACGGAGAGCGCGCAGATTCCATAATTGCGTTTCCCGCCTTAGATCCAGATCCGACGATCAGAACCAGCGGCTTTTCAGGATTCTGCAGTTGACCGAAATGACGTGCGCAAGCATCGATCAGAAGAAAAATGAGACTGCTGCCAAGCAGCGCCGTCATCGCAAATGCAAGGGGGAGAAG
This genomic stretch from Terriglobus saanensis SP1PR4 harbors:
- a CDS encoding exopolysaccharide biosynthesis polyprenyl glycosylphosphotransferase, with protein sequence MTHPKANYFFRWRKMPVLWRSPLYTSNKSPVHSPSAKNFTGGLPSVDILTPVEQVSSKYKIARGIFPIPLAGIAWVCVTHRMSLHDLAHKWDFQFSLSRLLVLVAAFAVWNLLISLRPKSNRNESVYLREASTLAVASAACAFLVILCVGSRFRSEDKLLPLAFAMTALLGSSLIFLLIDACARHFGQLQNPEKPLVLIVGSGSKAGNAIMESARSPYSVLGCVDDTFIDDPTLKEMYLGTLDELPSLLKHHPIEAIVVTLPARSQYDQIQRAISIAENAGVDVHHSTTFFTTSIVSQSSASSVLARGTMLHAKHWDVREYIKRAIDLIVTSIALIAFSPIMLLIALAVRLTSEGPIFFVQKRYGKNRKHFPMYKFRTMVVDAEAKMKELEAKNEMSGPTFKMKHDPRVTPIGRFLRRTSLDELPQLFNVLLGNMSLVGPRPLPIRDVNLFQEGWLLRRFSVKPGLTCLWQISGRSNTTFHSWMMQDLAYIDGWSLYLDMSILLKTIPAVLKGSGAM